The Lolium rigidum isolate FL_2022 chromosome 1, APGP_CSIRO_Lrig_0.1, whole genome shotgun sequence region aatttgatgcctagggttcctccacaaatctaggatacatacattcaacacttacatacccatttcaacacatacatagccatttcaaacatctttggatacaatgcatacgatctaacaaaatttaacatctatggttcaaacacatgcatacaatctatggttccaacaaatctatggttcaaatctatggttcaaacacatgcatacaaatctatggttcaaacacaaccaacatttccaatctaggatgaatcgaaggggaacgaattaaaccggagcaaatcttggatgaatcgaaggggaacgaaggggaataccttgaggattgtatggggatgaatttggccggccagatctgtccaatccgtgtaggatttggtggggggcggcggagaggcggccggcggcggcggttggaggagagaaagagaggagagaaagaagagaaagagagggtcgggctgggggcgggcgcgggcgccacacttaagtggatgtgtggcgcccgtggcgtcggcgccacacatgctagtgtggcgcccgtggcatcggcgccacacatggagcctcgcaaaaacggctaagtcccagacgaattgtctcacagtatgttttgggcaattgtaagggcatgtgtggcgccgttgggaggggcgccacacatgctgccacgtcggatcggcggaccagctcagcgtcgagggcgccacgttggctgggtgtgtggcgccggtaggaggggcgccacactggcatgtgtggcgccgatgtgtggggcgccacacaaaagggttagattagtgaaatagtttcgccggagggtcagtctgtgcttttctttcacttttaggttatttttgtgcaaatcgccagcTCACTTCACACAGGACGGAAGGGAAAGGATAAGGAATCTGTACTCTGTACAGAGGAGAGCGGAAGGGTCCCTgtatttccggttgctttttttttttttgagaaaaaccaATGCTAGGGGTACAGGAATAGCAGCCGCTCGATGGCTTTTCTACCCCGTGCCGCACGGATGGTCGCACGCCTGCGGCACAGGCAAGTCTcgtctgtttggttgccacagaattaggccatcatttcatttaggaaatccagcaaaataatgccatgtgtaatcacaattccgagctgaaacttgtcattcacaattcctgtggcaaccaaacaaattcaatattgaattctactgtcatttacaattcatgtggcaaccaaacaagtgtccatttctggaaatacaatgtaaatgaaatgaacacatgtattcatttcaaaatgctataaatgaaatgaaaacctggcttccaaacgacttctcaGAGTCTAATGTACCATGAGAGTGATTTATCAATCAAAGTTTGGCCAAATAATTCAATTTTTATCTCAAACGTAATAAACTTGAAAACCATTTAATTTAAAGTTTTCTTATACATCTTCGAAGAAATCTACAAAAGCATACGGATTCTGTATCATCTCATTTGAACTGTTTGAGCATGTAAAATAATAGTATCTGCTTGAAACCATAGCCATCTTTATTGACCACCCTCACAAAAGCATTCAACATTAAATGGTGGTCCTCCCGAGTATTTCAGCGAGTTGGATATTTTGCTTGCCTAGAACCTGCAAACAACTTTTTCTGTTGTGCGGTCCTTGGATTTCTCTCTCACCATGATGAAGAACTGACTATCGTCTATCATCATTGATCTTGGATGGAATgtcgagtttcggaaggctctgtTGGTGAATTTCAAATGGACGACATGTCTAGTGTTTGCCGGAGAGGATGGTGTTTCGGTCACGCGCAACCGTGTTTTTCTCGACTGTTTGGTTCGAGAGAGGGCATTGCGAAGCTCTGCGGTATGTTGCCATCATGGGACATGTCTTAGTTCCATGATAAAGTCGGACATGAAGAACAACATGGAAGCCGAGAACTGAGGACTGGCAATGAAGACTTGAGTCCTGGAGGTGTAGAGATCCtggcttggtgattcgtgacttggagcagcggAATTGGCAAGTGCGGGCGACAACAAAGAAGGAGTTCAGTGTCTAAACTTACAggctgaaaatccaaggtctgaccttaattggtgtgcatggcaatgaccttgctGAAGGTATTGTTTTGTGAGTGCAAACTTTTTACGGGATGAAACATATTGTCATTGATCATGACGATGAGAtcgtttgtgcatgttcccctatTGGAGGCATCGCTTTTAGAGTTGATAGATTTCTGGTACTGTTTTGGAGGTGTTTGATCCCCTATTACAAGGAATTGGTCACTATAGCGGGACTtccttttctgtaatttttctttcctttttggcTGGGTGCATCTATATGGCCATTAGCTCACTACACTATTGAGACTTGGTGTAATCGGTATCTTCAAGATATTAatttattctctttatcgaagaaAGAAGTGTATGGTCATTTGACTACATAGCGTCCCAACTGATCTTTGGGATTGTGATCTTGACGGGTAGCCCATCGACTTCATCTCGACTGCTTGTGGCCCTTCGACCATGGCCATGGCTCTTTTCATGTGGCGGCGTAGTCTCGGCATGTGTTGCCCTTCAATCATACCAATAGCATGGAGATGTCAGGGTTTGGTCTCGGATGCTCGGAGATCTTTGGTTGCTTTTTTGGTGCTTCTGCTGCAATGTGTTCGTTGTTGGTTTTGTGTGGTGACCCAACATATCActtcatggtgtagtatgcaaggcgttgacataacaccaatgaaacactgttccactagtattacatccctcagagtggtacaacagaaatatttgcGGATCCAATACATGTCTATAGAGTTACACACAAACTCTTTACAGAATATCAGCATAGCCTCCGCCGGTCAAGACAATGATTCGCGTGTTACTACGCCTCGTGATTAAACAGTAGAACAATGATACTTTCCTgcgctggctgcaggagttgtcAGACAGTGCAACGAAAAGAACTAGCCGGTTCTTAGACGACGTTAGACACGTGTTGGACAAGCGGAGCGTACTCACGTATACACGTGATCACCAAGCTTTATTTGTATTAATTTTTATGGATAAAAAAGATGACGAAGATTACAACAATTATTTTCAAAATAGAGGTCAGAAAGAAATAATATCAAAAAAATACAGTTCATGCGCAGTTGGAGAAATACAATTGGGGAAttagcactagtagaaaagaggcttccatccacccccattagtccccaaaatattcgaaccgcgactaaaggggtctttagtcgcgattcgggaggcgacccgcgaccaaaggtctgggCCCAGCGGGATCGCTCGACAGCTgggggacgggaggggctttagtcccggttggcctggccaaccgcgactaaaggtgcccgaaggcctttagtcgcggttggcaaggccaaccgggactaaaggcccacccctatatataccgttcagcacactcacttagccatttggtgtcacttctcttcacaatcttcacaagtgggtggtgggtttgcttttggttcctcttatgcacacaaggtgttcgatgaaatgcccgagagaatgaaagaaacatgatatgaagtgtccgagccacacttgagctttctcatttagttttcctcctcgatcgcggttagcaacttgaacctttcatatgtcattgataaaatatgcatgtgtgtagttcattgtttaatttctattatttctagctagctagttagtttaacaaatgcatgatggttaattatatactttatataataataatgcagatgaatcggcaatggatgtacagtaaccgactctccggcgagttcattacgggtttgaaagatttcctcgtagtggctaatgcgaacaagcagggggttttgttatctgtccatgtgttgcctttaagaatcagaagggttactcttcctcaagagaatttcacatgcacctgcttcggcacggtttcatgccaagctataattgttggatcaagcatggagaaagagggattagaatggaagaagatgaagaaggggatgatatcatcgatgacaactatcctgatcatttcggtgatatttTCAtataggatgctgaaggtggggaaggtgaaggggaaggtgaaggggaaggtgaagaagaggcacgtgatgagcccgctgatgatcttgatcggaccattgctgatgcacggcgacgctgcgaaactgaaaaggagagggagaatttggattgcatgttagaggatcacaaaaagtcgttgtacccaggatgcgataatggtctgcaaAAGTTGGGctgctgatggcgcgtgatgcacacgtccgttgggaaccccaagaggaaggtgtgatgcgcacagcagtaagttttccctcagaaagaaaccaaggttatcgaaccagtaggagatgaaggccaaggttgttggtggaggagtgtagtgcggcacaacaccagggattccggcgccaacgtggaacctgcacaacacaatcacaatactttgccccaacttaacagtgaagttgtgaatctcaccggcttgctgtaaacataggattaaacgtatggtgtggagaatgatgtttgtttgcgaagaacaacagagaacagagattgcgatgagattgtatttcagatgtaaaagaatggaccggggtccacagttcactagtggtgtctctccaataagataaatagcatttgggtgaacaaattaaagttgggcaattgacaaatagagaggcatatacaatgcacatacatatcatgatgactactgtgagatttacttagggcattacgacaaagaacatagaccgctatccagcatgcatctatgcctaaaaagtccaccttcgggttagcatccgcaccccttccagtattaagtcgcaaacaacagacaattgcattaagtaatgtgcgtaatgtaatcaacacaaatatccttagacaaaacatcgatgttttatccctagtggcaacagcacatccataaccttagaactttctgtcactgtcccatattcaatggaggcatgaacccactatcgagcataaatactccctcttggagttacaagtatcaacttggccgagcctctactagcaacggagagcatgcaagatcataaacaacacatatatgatagatcgataatcaacttgacatactattccatattcatcggatcccaacaaacacaacatgtagcattacaaatagatgatcttgatcatgataggcagctcacaagatctaaacatgatagcacaagaggagaagacaatcatctagctactgctatggacccatagtccaaggatgaactactcacgcatcaatccggaggcgatcatgatgATGTagcgtcctccggtgatgattcccctctccggcagggtgccggaggcgatctcctgaatcccccgagatgggattggcggcggcgtctctggaaggttttccgtatcgtggctctcggtaatagggttttcgcgacgaaggctataagtaggcggaagggcagagtcggagggctgacgaggggctgatgacccacaagtataggggatcgcaacagtcttcgagggaagtaaaacccaatttattgattcgacacaaggggagccaaagaatatttgtaagccttaacagcggagttgtcaattcagccgcacttggaaacagacttgctcgcaagagtttatcagtagtaacagttttatagcagtggcagtagtgaaataacagcagcagtgtaacaaagacagcagtagtgattatagtaaacatcaggattaaaatactgtaggcacagggatggatgacgggcgttgcatggatgagagaaactcatgtaacaatcaaggtagggcatttgcagataataataaaacggtatccaggtactaatcaatcaataggcatgtgttccatatttagtcgtacgtgctcgcaatgagaaacttgcacaacatcttttgtcctaccagccggtggcagccgggcctctagggaatctactggaaattaaggtactccttttaatagagcaccggagcaaagcattaacactccgtgaacacatgtgatcctcatatcaccgccttcccctccggttgtcccaattcttgtcactttggggcctcgggttccggacaacaatacgtgtatacaacttgcaggtaagatcataaagcaatgaatatcgtcatgaattgataacatgttcagatctgagatctcgggccctagtgacaagcattaagcatacggtgtccaagtactaatcaatcaataggcatgtgttccaattatagtcgtacgtgctcgcaatgagaaacttgcacaacatcttttgtcctaccagccggtggcagccgggcctcaagggaaactactcggatattaaggtactccttttaatagagtaccggagcaaagcattaacactccgtgaacacatgtgatcctcacatcactaccattccctccggttgtcccgatttctgtcacttcggggccattggttccggacagcgacatgtgtatacaacttgcaggtaagaccataaacaatgaatatcatgatgaaataataacatgttcagatctgagatcatggcactcgggccctagtgacaagcattaagcataacaaattgcaacaatatcataaaagtaccaattacggacactaggcactatgccctaacaatcttatgctattacatgaccaatctcatccaatccctaccatccccttcagcctacagcgggggaattactcacacatggatggaggaaacatggctggtcgatggagaggcgtcggtggtgatgatggcgatgatctcctccaattccccgtcccggcggagtgccagaacggagtttctggtcccgagacagaatttcacgacggtggcggcgtactggatggtttctggcgacttcgacttctcttctcgcgtttttagatcgaaacccttaagtagtccagaggggggcgtcagaggctggccgagggggccacacagtagggcggcgcgcccccctccaggccgcgccggcctagtgtctgggggggctgggcctcccccaggcctgcccttctggctccgtgattcttctggaaaaataagcccttcgacataaattccgaggattttcccgaaagttgaatttctgcacaaaaacgagacaccggggcaattctgctgaaaacagcgttagtccgtgttagttgtatccaaaatacacaaattagaggcaaaacaatagcaaaagtgttcgggaaagtagatacgttttggacgtatcaactccccccaagcttagcttattgcttgtcctcaagcaattcagttaacaactgattgcgataaaagaactttcacgaacacatttgttcatatgatgtaactattctcatgatatggcaagtacttaagcaattcataataagatacatgcaaataagatcatctaatagctatgtgttatcaccagattttggctaaatcaggaggtgggccgcgatcaagatgggcttggaagatNNNNNNNNNNNNNNNNNNNNNNNNNNNNNNNNNNNNNNNNNNNNNNNNNNNNNNNNNNNNNNNNNNNNNNNNNNNNNNNNNNNNNNNNNNNNNNNNNNNNGTGTAAGCCTATTATCATTGTACAACATCTATCTAGTATTCCCCGCAAAGAAAAACATGTATCTAGTATTTACATCATCATTAGCCAACGACAAATAATCGCAGATCTACCGCTCTGTTCCAGATTTCCTCCAGTCTGTCAACCCATTCCAAACATTGAACAAACGCTTCCACTGGAGCTCCTGTCCCGCGTGGCGCCTCGCTTCCGCCTGCGCCGCTGTTTCGGTTTCCATATCTTCACCCCCTGCAACATTGTTCCAGTTCACTATCTTTCAGGTTTCTGAACTTCACATTTCAAACCATAGGAATGAAAGGCTGCATAAACAACAATTCCATTTTACCATTGGTGCTTTCAGAACGCTCCTGCCTCTCGAGTTTCTTAGCAAAGGTCTTAGCCGCCATGAACACGTCCTTGGGCCTCTCCCACCCGCCGCCAAACACGCCATGCCCTTCCTTGGGCTGTGGACGTGACATGAACTCCAGCGGCGGGAGCTGCTCGGTCCCAACCCAGTGGATGCAGTTCACAGGACAGGACTCCACAGCCACCTAACATTGCACATCAATCGTCTCATCCAGCAAAGTATTAAGCAGATTAAGATCCATGGATATGTTTCAAACAGCTGCAGTGATGCTAATTCCAGATCAGCAGAAACTCGGACCATCTGGACTACCTGGATCTGCTGCTCCACGTCGCCAAACTGCACTTCGACGTGCGCGCTTCCAAGAACATCATCCATGGCGAAGGTCTCACCAGCATGGTGGACACACTCCCTGCACCCTGTAAATCGCAACCTGCATCTTTGAAACAATGGTGTTCTTTGGTCGGAAATATCAATACTACCGTACCTATGCATTTGTTCTCGTCCACAAAGAGAGCCTGGCTTCTCATAGGGCCATTCCAAGAACTGTAGCCCTCCCCAGTGTAAACGCTCCCAAAGCCTCCACTACTCTTGCCAGCATTCCGGGAACTATTCCTCATCAACACTTCATACGCCTCGTTCAGCAGCAACGCGTAGTCATGACCCTGAACAAAAAATTACCACAGTTTAAATTCCACAAGAACATAATAGAACAGATCCGATATCCTCGATACCAAAACAGTTGTTTCTTCCCTCTATTCCCCTACAGCTGAATTTCTAAGAAACTAGGAGTAACAAACTGAACCCGAAAAGGAAGGGTAGACCAAAGCAGGCGGAGATGGACGCACCTTGTCACCAGCGATATCAGGATGGTGTTGCTTCTGGAGTTTCCTGTAGGCTTCCTTGATCTCCTGAGGTGTGGAGTGGATTGCTACTCCAAGCACCTGGTGGTAGTTCCCTCTGGCCTTTCCCTTTGCTGTGCTGCAGCACCTGATCATGCTCCTCCTTCTGTACTTGTTTGGTCCAGTCAGTTCATGGTGAGCTGATCCAGATCTGAGCTGCAGATAGTAGCGATCAGTAGCAGCAAGGGTGCTGAAGAACCCTGCCATTTGCTCTCGTCAGGAGACTCTTCCTGCCTCTGGTTGGCAGGAAACTGGGTATTAGTTCTCTTCAGATATTTGCTGCTGATAAGTACAAGAAGATGTCATTTTCAGAGAACAGATATTTACAGGGATCTTCACATGCTTTCTACCTATTGGACATGATAAAGGAGAGGACCAAAAGCAAGCAGACTACTGATATTTACCGGGATCTTCACATTCTTTCTACCTATTGGACATAATAAAGGAGAGGACCAAAAGCAAGCAGACTACTGATATTTTTACATTATAATTGCGTGTATAAATATTTATTGCTCAAAAATGTTTCCTCTGAATTTTTTAGTAGGTTCATATTCCTCATGATACATACACTTTATTGGTGCAAATACAAGCTCCAGAAAATACAGTATATGGTTAAACCTTATTCTGAGCATATATGTATGATGTGTTGTACAACTATGCATGCCATAAAGGCTCATATATCCCACTACTCTACAACTTGAGCTGCCTATAGGTACGTATTACATCTGTGGTCTAGTCTGGACTACGTAGATCTTCCCATCCTTCACTACTCCCTCAACGTCCTGTGGTGACCCGTAGAGCTCCTCAATGGCATGGCCAGCCCGTGCGATGCTTGAGAGAATTGAGCTTCGGAATCCAGAGTCTGTGATGAGAGCGTCGGTCGTGTAGTCAAGCAcaacttgatcttcctcatccatAGGGACACTGAAACAAGCGCACTCCTTAGCTGTAATGCTAAATGGATTCTTAGCATGTGGGTAAACCACGTCTAATGAAAGACTTTCACTAACCTATCATACAGTCCTGCTCCAGCATAACCTTCCAGATCCTCACCATTAGAATCTGAACGGAAGATGATTGATCGCTTTACGAAGAGACCAATTGGCTTACTTGGGTAACCCAGTACCTATCAATGGGCCGCATTTAGCTCAGGTAGTATTTAACATATGACCAAACTAAGAGATACTCGGAAATATTGTTCACCTTGGGAGAGTCAAGGTCATCTTTCTTACACACGAAGCTCATGGCTCGGCCAGGATAGGCTCCCACAAGTGTCTCTCCAAGTCCTTTCACCACTTCAGCGTATATCTCAGAAGAATCTCCAGATGACGGGTTCGTAGTATGAATGACGAAGGCATAGTCTGCGTTGACAATTTCTTGTACAAGAACAGCCATGGAAAGGTAGCCATGATCGAGCTTCACCTTGCGTGTGCTAAAATATGCTCTTTCGTTCCATTTTGATGCCCAGACCTAAAACGGAAATTTAAGTGAGAACCAAATCCCACATTAGGACGTATTAAACTATTTactatttatcatgattaaatgttcTAATCATCCATAATAGATTTAGCTGCAAGGTGTGGGTCTAATCCCACAAATATATGCGCCTATGGCCAATCCATGGCGTTTCTAATAAGAAATTGACCCAGGGAGATGCCCAATCTGGCTTCGTCACTGCTATGAATTGTAGGGGATCAGACCTTTTTaattgccatccatgcttgctcccAGCGCTGGTCACTTTCATCCCCAGGCCAGGGCATTCCAGAACTTAGCATCTTCTCCTTCAGCTCTGTAACCTGTAAAGGTAGTAGAATAAATTAACATGATAAACAAGGTTCCCATTTGCAATAAATGCAAACAAACAATTACTGATTTTTCGGAAATAAACTGTAGGAGAAACCCTTGCAGTAAAAATAAAAACCTAAATTGTGTCCATGCAAACTTGAACCGAGATGGTGGGATTGTACATTTTCTCTGCCAATCAAGTGAGCCAGGCTCACTTCTTATTAAGGCACGCAAAAAACACTTCACCGGCTTTAAATCGCAATGCAAAATCTTACCAGTTGAGCTGGAGCAGTTAAATCAAGAACAGTTTTCCGCATTTCTCCGAGAGCACTAAAATCATCTTGATCAAGTCTACCCTTCAGCATCTGTATGTTTTGTGCTACTTCCTGTCATTAAAGGACAGAACAATAAACTGCCTCATTGCTTGGAAGATCATTAATTATTTCAGCTGTACCTTTTGGGATAAGAACATACCAATGAAATAGAAAGATAAATtgaaaaaatatattatttatgcTAGAAATTTCTCTTGTTGAACATGCAAAAGAAACAGATTTCCCCAACCACTGTGTACAGTGACTTTGATATTGTGTTGCCCTTTCACCAATTTAATGTCAAACAAGAGCCACCAACCTTATTGGTATCATCTGACAAGACCTTCTCGAAGGTCCCAAATGGTATCGCAACTGACGTTGGGATACCAACCCATGAAGGTACTTTTCCTTTCAGGTATGCTATGTTGCGGGACTTTGCTCCAACCTGACAACAGAAATGTGAGCATTCGAAAACTAGTGCAAGGCAAAAACAAAAGGAATCCAAAAGAGCAACTATTTGTTTCCTGATTCAGTCTGAAAAGTAACATTTTCCAGTGAATAGATCTGTATGATTACCATTTCGTCAGTGAAATCTTCCGCTGATATTGCATATTTCCCAAGGAACTTCTTCTTGACTAATGACAAAGATGGTATTGCTTCACCAACTTGTGCATTTGGAGAACTTGATTGCATGAGTTCACTCTCCGTAATCTCCCTACAATGTGGTAGAGACGAGATGTAAACTTTTGACAGAGGACTGAGGATAGAAGGAGCATTACACAACAAAGAAACTATAAAATACTAAGGCAAGGGATTCCAGGTTGGCTGTGATACGATTGGAGATACTCGAACTGAACCATAGGAAGCGCGAAGTATGATCAACTTGTGTTAATCTACTGGCCATCAATACAGCACAAGATTTTCCCAACCCTATAAACTAGTCAATCTTACTGCCTATTGCTAAGAGAACTGAAATTATCCTTCAAATAGCAATCAGTAGTAGCTCCCAGTAACTAGTTATCCTCCACGGATATGAATTACTGAATAAAAAACTACTCTGACAGAAACTATTGATCAGATATATGCAATTCATAAATAAATAACAAAACCTACCTATATGTGACATCTGCAGAAGTAGTTTTGAATGAAAACACCTTCCCTTCATGTCCTTGAAGTTCAGACAGGGTGTTCGGGTCAAAGCATGTCGCGAACAACACCTTAAACAGAAAAAAAGTAAGGTCATGTCAGATCCACACAGGAAACGCATATTATCAAAACTTGCAACATAATTGTGTAGAGAAAAAAAACCTTGCAATTCCTTGCTCGAACTGACACATGGGACAGAACATCTGGCATATCAGGTGTTATCACACCAACAACACCATCAGGTATTTCCTCCTCTCCCTTGACACTCTTTGCCACAAGGATGGTTGGTTTGTCGTAAGATTTGTTTTGAACAGAAAGCAACTTATCAACCACTACAACATAACCTGTTACTTCGACTGGGCTTATAACCTGCCAACTGTTAGTAGAAGATAGATGTCAAACAGAGAGTAAAGGAATATAATAAAGTAAGATGTATAAATTTGGCAAGGATGAATAAGTAACACGATTTAAAAAATGGCATGTCAATGCACAAAGGATCATGGAGTAAGAAATTACAACAGTCGTCATGGAATTTAAATTTTACCTTCCAAGGTGTGCGACATTCCTGAGAACAGGGTCAAATCGGTTCAGAAGAGCAGACAAAGTAGCAGCTGACCCACCACGAATTATTTCTTCTGTGAAGATGTCAACCTGCCAAAACAATTTTTACGACTAATTCCTAGATGCAAAAATAGAATAAAACTAAACTTCACAGAACACGTACTGCCCATTCGTCAACATTCAGTAATGAGCCAAGATATTCAGCCGACGGTTGCATCATATTATAGTATTGTTCGCCCTTGCTCGCAAGGGCAAGTCTGGTTCTGTCAAGACATGCTTTAGCGTAGAGAGCCCATTGGTCATCTTTTCTCTTAACCATTTCCATGGCTTGATTCCATCCCTTCAGGGAACACGTTAGAAAAAAGTCATCATCCTTGACAGTCATAAAATAGAGTTCATGCATGACTTCAAACAAAAGAATACCACATAACCGACAAATCTAGATAATCTAGTGTACAAACAACATCAAATGTGCATCCATGCAATTCAAATAGTTCGAACTTGATGCTTTTACATGATACAAGACATGTAGGCATGTTAACAAAACATGGTCTGCATTATATTTCAAGCATATTAAAGTGTTAAAAACTTTCCAAGCAATAGAGATACCCATACTACATGGCAAGGAATAGCTAACAAGTTAAAAGAAAAAATAAGAGAAAGACAATTCAAAGCAGCCATCTGACATACAAAAATAACTATACCATATGGCTATGCATATCAAATTAGTTAACAATGAAGATAAAATATTTCGTATCTTGATAACGTGAAAGAGAACATCAAATTTACctttaagcaatataagatgtctTCGTTGTCATCAGTGGACAAGGcaagattttcaagaacaagaccGATGAAGTACATAATTTTCTGGACAAGGATAACATGTTTGAATGAGAAAGAACAAGCACAAATAGTGAAGTGACACAGCAATATTGGAGCAACCAACCTCTGGTGCTGCATCGTTAAGCtcctcatacgacctttcaactgCTGTCCTGAAAGTAGAATCAAGAGCAATGTCCAAAAAGATAAGA contains the following coding sequences:
- the LOC124689741 gene encoding chaperone protein dnaJ C76, chloroplastic-like; amino-acid sequence: MAGFFSTLAATDRYYLQLRSGSAHHELTGPNKYRRRSMIRCCSTAKGKARGNYHQVLGVAIHSTPQEIKEAYRKLQKQHHPDIAGDKGHDYALLLNEAYEVLMRNSSRNAGKSSGGFGSVYTGEGYSSWNGPMRSQALFVDENKCIGCRECVHHAGETFAMDDVLGSAHVEVQFGDVEQQIQVAVESCPVNCIHWVGTEQLPPLEFMSRPQPKEGHGVFGGGWERPKDVFMAAKTFAKKLERQERSESTNGGEDMETETAAQAEARRHAGQELQWKRLFNVWNGLTDWRKSGTER